One segment of Mobula birostris isolate sMobBir1 chromosome 29, sMobBir1.hap1, whole genome shotgun sequence DNA contains the following:
- the LOC140190149 gene encoding N-formyl peptide receptor 2-like: MEELELFPESEPSDFELQYQVEKLKMEEAEKQRQYDARQTDKQREEAERQEFEVARIERLKQGGLVLDPGDRFSAIREDPSKSLSEGMCNSTPTGNLTDCNFTVVRVRMEWGAPSVMSMVILILTFLLGVLGNAAVIWVTGFKMKSNVHTVCFLNLAVADLTFSLFLPFLMADTAQLRVSESLSVFITSIMLLNFFASVYLLCLISIYRCLAILQPIWFQQNLSFAWVRATCFVVWVIAIGICLLLFFPRYLSERIIIWTVFVFGLPFAIMITCYALVGWRLHGDRFAKARKPIRLIVTAVSAFVICCLPVTLCTLLRNFSESVSQDWLIFTKALASFKSSLNPFVYVFASSDFRQVFRRSLFASLQLLFTHHELKGETQSRNPTSDTNV; this comes from the exons ATGGAAGAGCTGGAGTTGTTTCCTGAAAGTGAACCTAGCGATTTTGAGCTCCAGTATCAGGTAGAAAAATTGAAGATGGAGGAGGCGGAAAAACAGAGGCAGTATGATGCTAGACAAACTGACAAACAGAGGGAGGAGGCAGAAAGACAGGAGTTCGAGGTGGCAAGGATAGAGAGATTGAAGCAAGGAGGTCTAGTGCTAGACCCTGGCGATAGATTTAGTGCCATACGAGAAG ACCCATCGAAGTCGCTCTCCGAGGGAATGTGTAATTCGACGCCCACTGGGAATCTCACAGACTGCAATTTCACGGTCGTTAGAGTCAGGATGGAGTGGGGAGCACCTTCCGTCATGTCAATGGTTATCCTCATCCTTACCTTCCTACTGGGCGTCCTGGGCAACGCCGCAGTCATCTGGGTGACGGGCTTCAAGATGAAGAGTAACGTCCACACTGTGTGCTTCCTGAACCTAGCTGTGGCTGACCTGACGTTTTCCCTGTTTCTCCCCTTCCTCATGGCGGACACCGCCCAGCTCCGCGTTTCCGAATCGCTTTCTGTATTTATTACATCCATTATGTTGCTAAACTTTTTCGCCAGCGTATATCTGTTATGCCTGATCAGCATCTATCGCTGCCTGGCTATTTTACAGCCCATCTGGTTCCAGCAAAATCTGAGCTTCGCTTGGGTACGTGCGACCTGCTTCGTGGTCTGGGTCATAGCCATCGGCATCTGCCTGCTTTTATTCTTCCCTCGGTATCTTTCCGAGCGTATCATTATTTGGACCGTCTTCGTCTTCGGCCTCCCCTTTGCAATTATGATCACTTGTTACGCCCTCGTTGGCTGGAGGCTGCAcggggacaggttcgctaaggccaGGAAGCCCATACGCCTGATCGTGACCGCGGTCTCCGCCTTTGTGATCTGCTGCCTCCCCGTCACTCTCTGCACCCTCCTGAGAAACTTCTCTGAAAGTGTTTCTCAGGACTGGCTCATATTCACTAAAGCCCTGGCCTCATTCAAGAGCTCCCTCAACCCTTTTGTCTACGTCTTCGCCAGCAGCGACTTCCGTCAGGTCTTCAGACGCTCCCTGTTTGCCTCCCTCCAGCTGCTCTTCACCCATCATGAGCTAAAGGGTGAGACCCAGAGCCGCAATCCCACCTCAGATACGAATGTCTGA